From Humibacter ginsenosidimutans, a single genomic window includes:
- a CDS encoding AI-2E family transporter has translation MAWWRRQKSDATVPEEAPDDGADAGTVSSLPRADAILLGLAGATVTALGMFWIRGFLAPVLLALVLTVCVHPLRRALERWGVNRGVATGSVIAAVFVLLAAFVAALVVALAQFASLLPQFAPQLEQAGKTIGSWLHAIGFDQAQVQAFVSDFDPTRLIGAVGGLLGSVANITFGLVVILTCLILMAVDASALGAISKQVAAHRPHLVTALSGFAVGVRRYMVVTTGLGVAQGLLNWVALLILQVPGAFLWGMLSFLCSFIPNIGYFIAIIPPLVFGLLTGGWPVFIAVILVYGVINSVVQSIIQPRIVGNAVALSQTITFVSVLFWAVVIGPIGAILAVPLTLLARTILIDSDPRARWWRPIIGDLRDTKPYLDEEKAEYEKSRRDAKAAKRGDAVRPPTGAGTDA, from the coding sequence ATGGCGTGGTGGCGCAGGCAGAAGAGCGACGCAACCGTGCCGGAGGAGGCCCCCGATGACGGGGCCGATGCGGGGACCGTGAGTTCACTGCCCAGGGCGGACGCCATTCTGCTTGGACTTGCCGGCGCGACGGTGACGGCACTGGGGATGTTCTGGATCCGCGGCTTTCTCGCGCCGGTGCTGCTCGCCCTCGTGCTGACCGTGTGCGTGCATCCGCTGCGCCGCGCGCTCGAGCGATGGGGCGTGAACAGGGGAGTGGCGACGGGATCGGTGATCGCCGCGGTCTTCGTGCTGCTCGCCGCCTTCGTCGCCGCGCTGGTCGTGGCGCTCGCGCAGTTCGCGTCGTTGCTGCCGCAGTTCGCGCCGCAGCTCGAGCAGGCGGGCAAGACGATCGGATCGTGGCTGCATGCCATCGGATTCGATCAGGCGCAGGTGCAGGCGTTCGTCTCCGACTTCGACCCGACGAGGTTGATCGGAGCGGTGGGAGGCCTGCTGGGCAGCGTGGCGAACATCACGTTCGGGCTGGTTGTCATCCTGACGTGCCTCATCCTGATGGCCGTCGATGCGAGTGCCCTCGGCGCCATCTCCAAGCAGGTCGCCGCGCATCGGCCGCATCTGGTCACGGCGCTGTCGGGATTCGCGGTGGGCGTGCGCCGATACATGGTGGTCACGACCGGACTCGGCGTCGCCCAGGGACTGCTCAACTGGGTGGCGCTGCTGATCCTGCAGGTGCCCGGTGCGTTCCTCTGGGGGATGCTCTCGTTCCTGTGCAGCTTCATCCCGAACATCGGCTACTTCATCGCGATCATCCCGCCCCTGGTTTTCGGACTCCTCACCGGCGGGTGGCCCGTGTTCATCGCGGTCATCCTGGTCTACGGCGTGATCAACTCCGTGGTGCAGTCCATCATTCAGCCGCGCATCGTCGGCAACGCCGTCGCGCTCAGCCAGACGATCACGTTCGTCTCCGTGCTGTTCTGGGCCGTCGTGATCGGGCCGATCGGGGCAATCCTCGCCGTTCCCCTGACGTTGCTCGCGCGCACGATCCTCATCGACTCCGACCCGCGTGCGCGGTGGTGGCGGCCGATCATCGGCGACCTGCGCGACACCAAGCCCTACCTCGACGAGGAGAAGGCCGAGTACGAGAAGAGCAGGCGAGACGCCAAAGCGGCCAAGCGCGGCGACGCCGTTCGGCCGCCGACGGGGGCTGGCACGGATGCCTGA
- a CDS encoding GAP family protein — translation MGPLIGTTLPLAVGIAISPVPIIAAILMLLSPRAKSTGVGFMVGWVVGIAVAVIIFTALSSILPASDPDATRPIVGIIDIVLGVLLLLIALRQWRGRPRAGEEPKLPGWMKAIDSMTAMRGLVLGLLLSAVNPKNLLLAVSAGLAIGSAGASLGTMVVVIVVFVLVAACSVVVPVIAYLVASDAMRGPLGALRGWLSANNAVIMAVLMLVIGVVVIGKGIGQF, via the coding sequence ATGGGACCCCTGATCGGTACGACACTTCCGCTCGCCGTGGGCATCGCGATCAGTCCGGTGCCGATCATCGCCGCGATCCTGATGCTGCTGTCGCCCAGGGCGAAGAGCACCGGAGTCGGCTTCATGGTCGGCTGGGTCGTCGGCATCGCGGTGGCCGTCATCATCTTCACCGCGCTCTCCTCCATCCTTCCGGCCAGCGACCCGGATGCCACCCGCCCGATCGTCGGCATCATCGACATCGTGCTGGGCGTGCTGCTTCTGCTGATCGCCCTGCGCCAGTGGCGCGGCCGCCCGAGGGCGGGCGAAGAGCCGAAACTCCCCGGCTGGATGAAGGCGATCGACTCCATGACCGCCATGCGCGGGTTGGTGTTGGGACTCTTGCTCTCGGCGGTCAACCCGAAGAACCTGCTGCTCGCTGTGAGCGCCGGCCTCGCGATCGGGTCGGCGGGCGCAAGCCTCGGCACGATGGTGGTGGTGATCGTCGTGTTCGTGCTCGTCGCCGCGTGCTCGGTGGTCGTTCCGGTGATCGCCTACCTCGTGGCGTCGGATGCCATGCGCGGGCCGCTCGGGGCGCTGCGGGGCTGGCTGTCGGCGAACAACGCGGTCATCATGGCGGTCCTCATGCTCGTGATCGGCGTCGTCGTCATCGGCAAGGGCATCGGGCAGTTCTGA
- a CDS encoding LuxR C-terminal-related transcriptional regulator, whose protein sequence is MRGERTAIAMWAAAGAGKSVLMARWARLLERRGETVRWVQGSALPETVAELKRSRESIVLFVDDAHRIASARAKAALSWVLDEGCDRVRVVVAGRYQPVSGLAFLQASGRLLELRTEDLAFDADDVRALAERESVQLHDGAVEALVQRTGGWATAIALAMPWLARSADADAAVEEFSGNDDAIADFLISEVLAGLDEETRRALTSVAVSHEVPFDLAALLGGRADIAEVLHGVAMTNALLTEDAQVFRFHPVLLAFLQAEARRTSPAQAVRAHSTAADWFAAHEHAADALQQAIDSGDCAVLTDQLSRVGLDLALAGRSRLIATALGRFSTEAGEPLVALVLRLLMDAPTFADPRGARHLLSLADRAAAEEHSPSTDAWTVALDAVRCFVEARDGRSFAGASQLSDAVAIRERGASLGLDLLCATAEGWLLARIGDSEKANGVLRDVRVSAHRAGLDWLFLVASEMSIGILSDLGRWDEAVVLEDRLAEAADRFTSAPRDRVRRRVEVVAATRRYLRCIDGDERGGEVAASDPLGLDPELSATARILELLVAIDTEQNPRRWLDEAERLMRETAVYIPRTLALAAPRLVATRLGLDGRARAKETAELVSSVLGPESLEAAIVRFLLSAPMRSTEPAARQIEDARATERAWHPASFVTATLLLARLADDGSRSTEADALTQRAVELAVRYRITRPFLASSADGLALVTARLGRFGHLEDDARRIAALAPRQTVAIKADQVVIESLTPKERDILLELPVHQSVAEIARRHTLSVNTVKTHLRNIYQKLGVSDRSEAVNTAQRLGLI, encoded by the coding sequence GTGAGGGGCGAACGCACCGCGATCGCGATGTGGGCGGCCGCCGGAGCGGGCAAGAGCGTGCTCATGGCGAGGTGGGCGCGACTGCTGGAGCGCCGCGGTGAGACCGTGCGCTGGGTGCAGGGCTCTGCATTGCCCGAAACCGTGGCCGAGCTCAAGCGCAGCCGCGAGAGCATCGTGCTGTTCGTCGACGACGCGCACCGCATCGCGTCTGCCCGGGCGAAGGCTGCGTTGTCGTGGGTGCTCGACGAGGGATGCGATCGCGTGCGCGTGGTGGTCGCCGGCCGCTACCAGCCGGTGTCCGGACTCGCGTTCCTGCAGGCATCCGGCCGTCTCCTCGAACTGCGCACGGAGGATCTCGCGTTCGACGCCGACGACGTGCGTGCGCTCGCGGAGCGGGAGAGCGTGCAGCTGCACGACGGTGCAGTTGAGGCTCTTGTGCAGCGCACCGGGGGATGGGCGACAGCGATCGCCCTCGCGATGCCGTGGCTCGCCCGTAGCGCGGACGCCGATGCTGCTGTCGAGGAGTTCAGCGGCAACGACGACGCCATCGCCGACTTTCTGATCTCCGAGGTGCTTGCGGGTCTCGACGAGGAGACACGCCGAGCCCTCACGTCGGTGGCCGTGAGTCACGAGGTGCCGTTCGACCTCGCAGCGCTGCTCGGCGGCCGCGCGGACATCGCCGAGGTTCTGCACGGCGTCGCCATGACGAACGCTCTCCTCACCGAGGATGCGCAGGTCTTCCGCTTTCATCCGGTGCTGCTCGCGTTTCTCCAGGCGGAAGCGCGCAGGACGAGCCCGGCGCAAGCGGTGCGCGCTCACTCGACAGCTGCCGACTGGTTCGCAGCTCACGAGCATGCAGCCGACGCCCTGCAGCAGGCGATCGACTCCGGAGACTGCGCGGTGCTGACCGACCAGCTTTCGCGGGTCGGACTCGACTTGGCCCTGGCAGGTCGCAGCCGTCTGATCGCGACGGCGCTCGGCCGCTTCTCGACGGAGGCGGGAGAGCCGCTCGTCGCGCTCGTGCTGCGCCTGCTGATGGACGCGCCCACCTTCGCCGATCCGAGAGGGGCGAGGCACCTTCTCTCGCTCGCCGATCGTGCGGCGGCCGAAGAGCATTCCCCGTCGACCGACGCCTGGACCGTCGCGTTGGATGCCGTGCGCTGCTTCGTCGAGGCGCGTGACGGCCGTTCGTTCGCCGGCGCATCCCAGCTCTCGGACGCCGTGGCCATTCGGGAGCGCGGCGCGAGCCTCGGCCTCGATCTGCTCTGCGCCACAGCCGAGGGATGGCTGCTGGCCAGGATCGGCGACTCGGAGAAGGCCAACGGCGTGCTGCGCGACGTTCGCGTGTCGGCGCACCGCGCCGGCCTTGATTGGCTGTTCCTCGTCGCGAGCGAGATGTCCATCGGCATTCTGAGCGACCTCGGCCGCTGGGACGAAGCGGTGGTGCTCGAGGACCGTCTCGCCGAAGCAGCGGATCGCTTCACCTCCGCACCGCGCGACAGGGTGCGGCGACGTGTCGAGGTGGTCGCGGCCACGCGCAGATACCTGCGGTGCATCGACGGCGACGAGCGCGGCGGCGAGGTGGCGGCATCCGATCCGCTCGGTCTCGATCCGGAGCTGAGCGCCACCGCTCGCATCCTCGAGCTGCTCGTGGCGATCGACACGGAGCAGAACCCGCGCCGTTGGCTCGACGAGGCGGAACGTCTGATGCGCGAGACCGCGGTGTACATCCCGCGCACGCTCGCGCTGGCCGCCCCGCGACTGGTCGCGACGCGGCTCGGCCTCGACGGCCGTGCACGGGCGAAGGAGACGGCGGAGCTCGTCAGCTCGGTGCTGGGGCCGGAGAGCCTCGAGGCGGCCATCGTGCGTTTTCTGCTGAGCGCGCCGATGCGGAGCACGGAGCCGGCGGCACGCCAGATCGAGGATGCCAGGGCCACTGAACGCGCGTGGCATCCCGCATCGTTCGTCACGGCCACGCTCCTGCTCGCACGTCTCGCCGACGACGGGAGCCGCAGCACGGAGGCGGATGCGCTCACCCAGCGCGCGGTGGAACTCGCCGTGCGGTACCGGATCACTCGTCCGTTCCTCGCCTCGTCTGCCGACGGGCTGGCGCTGGTGACGGCGAGGCTCGGCCGGTTCGGTCACCTCGAAGACGACGCAAGGCGCATCGCCGCGCTCGCGCCGAGGCAGACCGTGGCGATCAAGGCGGACCAGGTGGTGATCGAGTCTCTCACGCCGAAGGAGCGCGACATTCTTCTCGAGCTTCCGGTGCACCAGTCAGTGGCCGAGATCGCACGGCGGCACACGCTGAGCGTGAACACGGTGAAGACGCACCTGCGCAACATCTACCAGAAGCTGGGCGTCTCGGATCGCAGTGAGGCGGTCAACACGGCGCAGCGACTCGGGCTCATCTGA
- a CDS encoding SHOCT domain-containing protein, giving the protein MSFWDNFWNVIWVIFWSFAFISYLFALFAVVADLFRDRKLNGWWKALWIIFLIFVPFLTVLVYLIARGRGMAERSAKEQKQVQDATDSYIKQVAGASPADEIAKAKALLDAGTITQAEYDSLKAKILA; this is encoded by the coding sequence ATGAGTTTCTGGGACAACTTCTGGAATGTGATCTGGGTCATCTTCTGGAGCTTCGCGTTCATCTCTTACCTGTTCGCCCTGTTCGCGGTCGTCGCCGACCTGTTCCGCGACCGCAAGCTGAACGGGTGGTGGAAGGCGCTGTGGATCATCTTCCTGATCTTCGTGCCGTTCCTCACCGTGCTCGTCTACCTGATCGCGCGCGGTCGGGGCATGGCGGAGCGCAGCGCCAAGGAGCAGAAGCAGGTTCAGGACGCCACCGACAGCTACATCAAGCAGGTCGCGGGCGCCTCGCCCGCCGACGAGATCGCCAAGGCCAAGGCACTGCTCGACGCCGGCACCATCACGCAGGCCGAGTACGACTCGCTCAAGGCCAAGATCCTGGCCTGA
- a CDS encoding SHOCT domain-containing protein, which produces MPFWSLMWVLIDTLFFVAYLVAVFYILWDLFSDSTLNGWWKAVWVIFLIFVPFLTALVYVIARGRGMAERAQRRRGVVPEDDSYRPRASANPASDIARAKELLDSGAISQGEFDAIKNKALTGRY; this is translated from the coding sequence ATGCCGTTCTGGAGTCTCATGTGGGTGTTGATCGACACCCTCTTCTTCGTCGCCTATCTGGTGGCCGTGTTCTACATCCTGTGGGACCTGTTCTCGGACTCGACGCTGAACGGGTGGTGGAAGGCGGTGTGGGTGATCTTCCTCATCTTCGTGCCGTTCCTCACCGCCCTGGTCTACGTGATCGCGCGTGGCAGGGGAATGGCCGAGAGGGCGCAGCGCCGCCGTGGCGTCGTGCCCGAGGACGACTCGTACCGACCCCGGGCCTCGGCGAACCCGGCCAGTGACATCGCACGGGCGAAGGAGTTGCTCGACTCCGGGGCGATCTCGCAGGGCGAGTTCGACGCGATCAAGAACAAGGCGCTCACCGGGCGATACTGA
- a CDS encoding Nramp family divalent metal transporter yields MTRETVTDSGTGIHASTVPERRLLWLIGPAFVAAIAYVDPGNVAANLTAGAEFRYLLVWVLIAANVMAVIVQYLSAKLGIVTGRSLPQLLGERMPRAGRLLYWAQAEIIAAATDLAEVIGGALALQILFGLPLLLGGVIVGVVSMGILAVQSRRGQRTFEFVMMGLLAVITIGFVSSLVVSPVDWGAAAAGVVPRFEGARSVVLAAGMLGATVMPHAVYLHSTLALDRHGVSPDAPTTRRLLRANRWDVILALIVAGSVNIAMLLLAAASLPGVSGTDSIQGAHAAITQSLGPVAGVVFGIGLLASGLASTSVGCYAGASVMSGLLHVRVPMLLRRVVTLAPALIVLALGADPTWSLVVSQVVLSVGIPFAVVPLVWLTSRRETMGQFANRLGLRIAGIVCVVAIIALNGALIVLTAIGQA; encoded by the coding sequence ATGACGCGAGAGACCGTGACCGACTCGGGCACGGGCATCCACGCGAGCACTGTTCCCGAGCGCCGTCTGCTCTGGTTGATCGGCCCGGCGTTCGTCGCGGCCATCGCCTATGTCGACCCCGGCAACGTCGCAGCGAATCTCACGGCGGGTGCCGAATTCCGCTACCTGCTGGTCTGGGTGCTCATCGCAGCCAACGTGATGGCCGTGATCGTGCAGTACCTCTCCGCGAAGCTCGGCATCGTCACGGGGCGCAGCCTCCCCCAACTGCTGGGAGAGAGGATGCCCCGAGCCGGCCGCCTGCTCTACTGGGCGCAGGCCGAGATCATCGCCGCAGCCACCGACCTGGCCGAGGTCATCGGCGGGGCGCTCGCCCTGCAGATTCTGTTCGGGCTCCCCCTGCTGCTCGGCGGCGTCATCGTGGGCGTCGTGTCGATGGGCATCCTGGCCGTGCAGTCCCGACGAGGACAGCGCACCTTCGAATTCGTCATGATGGGGCTGCTCGCCGTGATCACGATCGGATTCGTCTCCTCGCTCGTGGTGAGCCCGGTGGATTGGGGCGCAGCGGCCGCCGGCGTCGTGCCGCGGTTCGAGGGCGCGCGATCGGTGGTGCTCGCCGCCGGCATGCTCGGTGCGACGGTCATGCCGCACGCCGTCTACCTGCATTCGACGCTCGCGCTCGACAGACACGGCGTCTCCCCCGACGCGCCGACGACGCGCCGCCTGCTGCGCGCCAACCGCTGGGATGTCATCCTCGCCCTCATCGTCGCCGGGTCGGTCAACATCGCGATGCTGCTGCTCGCGGCGGCGAGCCTGCCGGGGGTGTCCGGAACCGACAGCATCCAGGGCGCCCACGCCGCGATCACCCAGAGCCTCGGACCCGTCGCGGGTGTCGTCTTCGGCATCGGGCTGCTCGCCTCCGGTCTCGCCTCGACGTCGGTGGGGTGCTACGCGGGCGCGTCGGTGATGTCCGGCCTGCTCCACGTGCGAGTGCCGATGCTCCTCAGGCGCGTGGTGACTCTCGCGCCCGCGCTCATCGTGCTGGCGTTGGGCGCAGATCCGACGTGGTCTCTCGTGGTGAGCCAGGTGGTGCTGAGCGTCGGCATCCCGTTCGCCGTCGTGCCGCTCGTGTGGCTCACTTCTCGCAGGGAGACGATGGGCCAGTTCGCCAACCGCCTCGGTCTGCGAATCGCGGGAATCGTGTGCGTCGTGGCGATCATCGCCCTGAACGGCGCGCTGATCGTGCTCACCGCCATCGGGCAGGCATAG
- a CDS encoding TraR/DksA family transcriptional regulator, with product MPTVRRSLTDAQRREFRDALNARRQEMLARQGRVDASLSDAREARSGGQADDEHDPEGPTMAATWSQLTGLHDDLEVELTEIDHALSRIEAGTYGVCVNCGKPIGVARLRARPYAELCIDCAKAVESH from the coding sequence GTGCCCACCGTGCGACGAAGCCTGACGGACGCCCAGCGACGCGAGTTCCGCGACGCGCTCAATGCGCGTCGGCAGGAGATGCTCGCCAGACAGGGACGAGTGGACGCGTCGCTCAGCGATGCGCGCGAGGCGCGATCAGGCGGCCAGGCCGACGACGAGCACGATCCGGAAGGCCCGACGATGGCCGCCACGTGGTCGCAGCTGACCGGTCTGCACGACGATCTCGAGGTCGAGCTCACCGAGATCGACCACGCGCTCTCCCGCATCGAAGCGGGAACGTACGGGGTGTGCGTGAACTGCGGCAAGCCGATCGGCGTCGCACGGCTGCGCGCGCGGCCCTATGCCGAGCTGTGCATCGACTGCGCGAAGGCGGTCGAGTCGCACTGA
- a CDS encoding phytoene desaturase family protein translates to MASSTVRDAVIVGSGPNGLAAAVTLARAGLEVVVYEGADRIGGGCSSAELTLPGVVHDVCSAVHPMALASEFFRRFELDRRVELVVPEISYGHPLENGRAAIAYRDLERTADRLAADGETWRRLFGPLLRDDGRALRGMLDGSLVRMPRHPLALAGFGLRALQHGTAFADHVFETDEAAALLTGVFAHTIQRMPSLGSAAPGLALAAFAHLGGWPVPRGGSGAITAALADDLLAHGGRIETGTWVRTLDDLPPARATMLDVTPRAFVGLAGGRLTRPSSYRRFRYGNAAAKADFVLSEPVPWRNDELRDVVTVHVGGSRDEQVRAEREVAAGGYAEHPYVLTAQPTLVDPERAPGRHVLWAYTHVPAGSGEDPTEAIVSRIERFAPGFRDTVVASASQSAAQLAARNPNDVAGDIASGAVSFGQLVARPTFGPDPWRTSLRGVYLCSASTAPGPGVHGLAGWNAARRALRHEFGIAAEPDLSLGA, encoded by the coding sequence ATGGCGAGTTCGACCGTGCGTGACGCCGTGATCGTCGGGTCGGGCCCGAACGGGCTGGCCGCGGCGGTCACCTTGGCCCGCGCCGGGCTCGAGGTGGTCGTGTACGAGGGTGCGGACCGCATCGGCGGCGGATGCTCCTCGGCCGAGCTGACCCTGCCTGGCGTGGTTCACGACGTGTGCTCGGCGGTGCATCCGATGGCTCTGGCCAGTGAGTTCTTCCGTCGATTCGAGCTGGACCGCCGCGTCGAACTGGTCGTTCCCGAGATCTCGTACGGGCATCCTCTCGAGAACGGGCGTGCGGCCATCGCCTACCGTGACCTGGAACGCACTGCGGACCGCCTGGCGGCGGACGGGGAGACGTGGCGACGACTGTTCGGCCCCCTGCTGCGCGACGACGGGCGCGCCCTGCGCGGCATGCTCGACGGGTCTCTGGTGCGGATGCCACGGCATCCGCTCGCGCTCGCCGGCTTCGGTCTGCGAGCGCTGCAGCACGGCACGGCGTTCGCCGATCACGTCTTCGAGACCGACGAGGCGGCGGCGTTGTTGACCGGGGTGTTCGCGCACACGATCCAGCGGATGCCGTCGCTCGGCTCAGCCGCGCCGGGCCTGGCCCTGGCCGCGTTCGCCCATCTCGGAGGTTGGCCGGTGCCCCGCGGCGGGAGCGGCGCGATCACCGCGGCGCTCGCCGACGACCTGCTCGCGCACGGCGGACGCATCGAGACCGGGACGTGGGTGAGGACCCTCGACGATCTCCCGCCCGCCAGGGCGACGATGCTGGATGTCACGCCCCGCGCGTTCGTCGGCCTTGCCGGCGGTCGCCTGACGCGTCCTTCTTCCTACCGTCGGTTCCGCTACGGCAACGCCGCGGCGAAAGCCGACTTCGTGCTGTCGGAGCCGGTGCCGTGGCGCAACGATGAACTGCGCGACGTCGTGACGGTGCACGTCGGCGGCAGCAGGGACGAACAGGTGCGGGCGGAGCGGGAGGTCGCCGCCGGCGGATATGCGGAGCATCCGTACGTGCTCACGGCGCAGCCGACGCTCGTCGATCCCGAGCGCGCCCCCGGCCGCCACGTGCTGTGGGCGTACACGCACGTGCCGGCAGGCTCGGGGGAGGACCCGACCGAGGCCATCGTGTCGCGCATCGAACGGTTCGCCCCTGGATTCCGCGACACCGTCGTCGCGAGCGCGAGCCAGAGTGCCGCACAGCTCGCGGCGCGCAACCCGAACGACGTGGCGGGAGACATCGCCTCCGGCGCGGTGTCGTTCGGCCAGCTCGTCGCGAGACCCACCTTCGGACCCGACCCGTGGCGCACGTCGCTGCGCGGCGTCTACCTCTGCTCGGCGTCGACGGCACCGGGCCCCGGCGTGCACGGGCTCGCAGGCTGGAACGCGGCGCGTCGGGCGCTGCGACACGAATTCGGCATCGCGGCCGAGCCGGATCTCTCGCTCGGCGCGTGA
- a CDS encoding heavy-metal-associated domain-containing protein, protein MITTTFRVTGMSCSHCEHAVTDEVAKIDGVTGIDVSAQTGLLAVDSDGAVSDEAVLRAVDEAGYSALRA, encoded by the coding sequence ATGATCACGACCACGTTCCGCGTCACCGGGATGTCCTGCTCGCACTGCGAACACGCGGTCACCGACGAGGTCGCGAAGATCGACGGCGTCACGGGCATCGACGTCTCGGCGCAGACCGGCCTGCTGGCCGTGGACAGCGACGGAGCGGTCTCGGACGAGGCCGTGCTGCGCGCCGTCGACGAGGCCGGATACTCCGCGCTGCGCGCGTGA
- a CDS encoding heavy metal translocating P-type ATPase: MTCASCAARIEKRLNRLDDVQATVNFATETATIAVPADYDVQQLIAEVEKTGYTAMLPEPSNPGRTAPDAELASLRRRLIAATVLTVPVAVVSMVPALHFGYWTWAVALLATPVVVWSAWPFHRAAAINARHGAATMDTLVSIGVSAAYLWSMFVLISSAATGVTLASTDMDAAGHLYFEVACVVTTFVLAGRYFETRAKRSTASALHALLELGAKSVTVLRDGVEHLMPVEKLAVDDEFVVRPGEKIATDGRVVDGSSAVDTSMVTGESVPVEIGPGDGVVGATVNVGGRLLVRATRVGADTQLAQMARLVTRAQSGKADVQRLADRVSAVFVPIVMGIAVVTLIGWLVAGPPATSAFTAAVAVLIIACPCALGLATPTALLVGTGRGAQLGILIRGPEVLESTRAVDTVVLDKTGTITTGRMMLADLTADRTDETTLLRLAGAVEAASEHPIARAVAEAARREGASGPGEVPTVASFQSDGGLGVHGVVDGTLVIVGRPSYVAEWAMPLSARLEDARRSAELAGATAVAVGWDGAARGILVVSDTVRPTAAEAVRRLRALGLRPVLLTGDNEAAARSAATAVGIDDVVAGVLPQGKVDEITRLQRAGRVVAMVGDGVNDAPALVAADLGIAMGTGTDAAIEAADLTLVRDDVLAVADAIRLSRRTLRIIRGNLFWAFAYNAAAIPLAAFGMLGPMIAGATMAFSSVFVVSNSLRLRSFR; the protein is encoded by the coding sequence ATGACGTGCGCCTCGTGCGCCGCCCGCATCGAGAAACGCCTGAACCGGCTCGACGACGTGCAGGCCACCGTGAACTTCGCCACGGAGACGGCGACCATCGCCGTACCGGCCGATTACGACGTGCAGCAGCTGATCGCCGAGGTCGAGAAGACCGGATACACGGCGATGCTCCCCGAGCCCTCCAATCCCGGGCGCACAGCGCCCGACGCGGAGCTCGCGTCCCTTCGGCGCCGGCTCATCGCTGCGACCGTGCTGACCGTCCCGGTCGCCGTCGTCTCGATGGTCCCCGCCCTGCACTTCGGGTATTGGACGTGGGCCGTCGCACTGCTCGCCACGCCCGTCGTGGTGTGGTCGGCCTGGCCGTTCCATCGGGCCGCCGCGATCAACGCGCGACACGGCGCCGCCACGATGGACACGCTCGTGTCGATCGGCGTGAGCGCCGCGTATCTCTGGTCGATGTTCGTGCTGATCAGCTCAGCGGCGACCGGGGTCACGCTCGCCTCGACCGACATGGATGCCGCCGGCCACCTCTACTTCGAGGTCGCGTGCGTGGTCACCACGTTCGTGCTCGCCGGACGCTACTTCGAGACACGGGCGAAGCGCAGCACCGCCTCGGCGCTGCACGCCCTGCTCGAGCTCGGTGCGAAGTCGGTCACCGTGCTGCGCGACGGGGTCGAGCACCTCATGCCGGTCGAGAAGCTGGCGGTCGACGATGAATTCGTCGTGCGGCCCGGCGAGAAGATCGCCACCGACGGCCGGGTCGTCGACGGCAGCAGCGCCGTGGACACCTCGATGGTCACCGGCGAGTCCGTACCCGTGGAGATCGGTCCCGGCGACGGCGTCGTCGGCGCCACCGTCAACGTCGGCGGCCGTCTCCTGGTGCGCGCCACACGCGTGGGGGCCGACACCCAGTTGGCGCAGATGGCGCGGCTCGTGACCAGAGCCCAGTCCGGCAAGGCCGACGTTCAACGGCTGGCCGACCGGGTGAGCGCGGTCTTCGTGCCCATCGTGATGGGCATCGCCGTCGTGACGCTCATCGGGTGGCTCGTCGCCGGCCCGCCTGCGACCTCCGCGTTCACCGCCGCCGTCGCGGTGCTCATCATCGCCTGCCCGTGCGCGCTGGGACTCGCCACGCCGACGGCGTTGCTCGTCGGCACCGGCCGCGGGGCACAGCTCGGCATCCTGATTCGCGGGCCGGAGGTGCTCGAGTCGACACGCGCCGTCGACACCGTCGTGCTCGATAAGACGGGCACGATCACGACGGGCCGCATGATGCTCGCAGACCTGACCGCCGACCGCACCGATGAGACGACTCTGCTGCGGCTCGCGGGCGCCGTCGAGGCCGCTTCCGAGCACCCGATCGCGCGCGCTGTCGCGGAGGCAGCTCGCCGCGAAGGGGCTTCTGGACCCGGCGAGGTTCCGACCGTTGCGTCGTTCCAGAGCGACGGCGGGCTGGGCGTGCACGGCGTCGTCGACGGCACGCTCGTCATCGTCGGTCGGCCTTCGTACGTGGCCGAGTGGGCGATGCCGCTCAGCGCGCGGCTGGAGGATGCGCGACGTTCGGCGGAGCTGGCCGGTGCGACGGCGGTGGCCGTCGGGTGGGACGGGGCGGCGCGGGGCATCCTCGTCGTCTCCGACACCGTGCGGCCCACGGCAGCCGAGGCGGTGCGCCGGCTGCGAGCGCTCGGTCTCCGACCCGTGCTGCTCACCGGCGACAACGAGGCGGCGGCTCGCAGCGCCGCCACCGCGGTCGGCATCGATGACGTGGTGGCTGGAGTGCTGCCACAGGGCAAGGTCGACGAGATCACGCGCCTGCAACGCGCAGGCCGCGTCGTGGCGATGGTCGGTGACGGCGTCAACGACGCTCCCGCCCTCGTCGCCGCCGACCTCGGCATCGCCATGGGCACCGGGACGGATGCCGCGATCGAGGCTGCCGACCTCACTCTCGTGCGGGACGACGTGCTGGCTGTCGCGGACGCCATCAGGCTGTCCCGACGCACGCTTCGCATCATCAGGGGCAACCTGTTCTGGGCGTTCGCGTACAACGCGGCGGCGATCCCACTGGCCGCGTTCGGGATGCTCGGACCGATGATCGCGGGTGCCACGATGGCGTTCTCGAGCGTGTTCGTGGTGAGCAACAGCCTGCGGCTGCGGAGCTTCAGGTGA